The following is a genomic window from Candidatus Thermoplasmatota archaeon.
CTTTTCGGAAAAAAAGTATTGGGTCCAAAATTATTGACCCTTCTTTTAAACGTTTACGTCTCATTAAAAAGCATGAGCTGAAATACAATGTTGTCGCAGGGCTTATGAATGCTATCAACACAGTTGGGTATTGCGCAATTGTCTCAACAGTGCAGGATCCTTCGGTCATCCTTTCTTTTTCTCAGATCGTTATTTTATATCTACTGCTCATGGAATCTATAACTGAAAAAGATGTTCCTACGCTTGTTGAAGTTCAATCATCAGTTATTGTTGCATTTGGTGCGATTCTTGCATCAATTAGTTTAACAGGTGAAGTTGACTTTATCTCTATCCTCATCGTTTTTATCGTCTTAAACCCAACATGGGCTATTTTTTCGATTTACCAGCGTAAACTAAAACTTATGAAAATTAACAATAAACCAAATGATTCCATTAATATTAGACTATGGAATGTTATATTCACCTGCGTTTTCACAGCTGCGATACTCTTCTTCAAAGATATATTTACTTCAAGTAACCATCTCCTCACAGCTATCACAGTCTCCCTTGACCCGCATTATTTTATGTTGCTTGCTGCTACGATGGGGACAACGTTTTTCGCTTATGTATTCTATATAAGATCTCTTGGTTTAGGTAAAGCTAGTGTTAACAATGCGATCCGTGCATCAACAATTATTTTCGCTATACCATTCACCATTATTCTCCTGCATTTTGGTTACATCACTGAATTGTCAATGGAACCAGTAATGCTATTGATTAAAGTCATTGGTATGATACTCATTATGATGGGAATTATTTCTTTTGCTCTCACAGCAGTAAAAGCATATATTTTCATAACTGTTAAACCAGGTTATCCTCTTAGAGAGACAATGGATAAGTTGTGGAGCATACGTGGTGTTACACACGTATCAGCCACATCAGGTAAATATGATTTCATTGTAAAGGTCTCTACGCGTACATTGATGAAAGGTTATGAAAAAATCGTTAGAAAAATAGAAGAAATCGATGCAATCAAAAAATATAGATGGGAGTCTGTTTTGAAAGACTGGGAAAACATCTAATCAGTTTAGGAAACACTTTTATCATTTCAGCTGTTTCCGTTTTCTGGGTTTCTTTATGATTGACAGACGTTTGGAGAAATATGCAAATATATTGGTAAACCATTCATTGGCATTGAAGAAAGATGATTTGTTTGTTATATCAGGTGGCATCCTTGCTGCACCTTTGATAAAAGAGGTTTACAAACAAGCTATAGAGGTTGGCGCAAACCCCTATGCAAGGGTTGGTATCGATGGCCTCAGCGAGATATTCTATAAATACTCTTCTGAAAAACAACTGAAATATGTTTCACCGATTTCAAAGTTTGAGATCAAAAATATCGATGCACAGCTTTCTATTATAAGCCCAACTAATACACGTAGTATGACTAATGTTGACCCAAAAAAACAGGCGATAAGTAGTGTTGCTCATAGAGAGATACATGACATATTTTTAGATAGAGCCGCTAAAAAAGAGCTTAGGTGGTGTCTCACAGAGTACCCGACTAATGCTGCAGCTCAGGATGCCGAGATGTCACTTGATGAATACGAGAACTTCATTTTTAATGCAGCTCATGTTAATGCAAAAGACCCGATTGGTTATTGGAAAAAAGTTTACAGGGAACAAGAAAAAATAAGGAAGATGTTGAACACTAAAAAGAAGATCCGTGTTGTAGCAGAAGACACTGATCTGACCATTTCTGTTGCTGGTAGAAAATGGATTAACTGTTATGGTAAAGAGAATTTCCCAGATGGGGAGATTTTTACTGGTCCTATTGAGAATTCTGCAGATGGTTTCATTAGTTATTCGTTTCCAGCATCACATGGTGGACGTGAGGTTGATGATATCCAGCTGTGGTTCAAAAAAGGGGTTGTTGTCAAAGCCAAAGCTTCCAAGGGAGAAAAATTTTTACATACAATGTTAGACATGGATGATGGTTCACGTAGAATCGGTGAGTTCGCCTTTGGTATGAACCAGGGTATTAAACGGTACATAAAAAACACGTTGTTTGATGAGAAGATTGGCGGTACGATACACATAGCTGTTGGTAGTGGTTATCCTGAGACTGGTAGTAAAAACAAGTCTAGTCTACATTGGGATATGATGTGTGATCTTAGAAAGAACGGTGAGGTTTATGCTGATGGTGAGTTGATTTACAAAAAAGGGAGGTTCCTGTAGTTATTTT
Proteins encoded in this region:
- a CDS encoding Lrp/AsnC ligand binding domain-containing protein → MIIRKKYLFYTLAFTSAFIAAAVTSLDSFVGAQPAFQHDPWAFAFSLFFIGVFIALLVTLILSIPFRKKSIGSKIIDPSFKRLRLIKKHELKYNVVAGLMNAINTVGYCAIVSTVQDPSVILSFSQIVILYLLLMESITEKDVPTLVEVQSSVIVAFGAILASISLTGEVDFISILIVFIVLNPTWAIFSIYQRKLKLMKINNKPNDSINIRLWNVIFTCVFTAAILFFKDIFTSSNHLLTAITVSLDPHYFMLLAATMGTTFFAYVFYIRSLGLGKASVNNAIRASTIIFAIPFTIILLHFGYITELSMEPVMLLIKVIGMILIMMGIISFALTAVKAYIFITVKPGYPLRETMDKLWSIRGVTHVSATSGKYDFIVKVSTRTLMKGYEKIVRKIEEIDAIKKYRWESVLKDWENI
- a CDS encoding aminopeptidase, whose amino-acid sequence is MIDRRLEKYANILVNHSLALKKDDLFVISGGILAAPLIKEVYKQAIEVGANPYARVGIDGLSEIFYKYSSEKQLKYVSPISKFEIKNIDAQLSIISPTNTRSMTNVDPKKQAISSVAHREIHDIFLDRAAKKELRWCLTEYPTNAAAQDAEMSLDEYENFIFNAAHVNAKDPIGYWKKVYREQEKIRKMLNTKKKIRVVAEDTDLTISVAGRKWINCYGKENFPDGEIFTGPIENSADGFISYSFPASHGGREVDDIQLWFKKGVVVKAKASKGEKFLHTMLDMDDGSRRIGEFAFGMNQGIKRYIKNTLFDEKIGGTIHIAVGSGYPETGSKNKSSLHWDMMCDLRKNGEVYADGELIYKKGRFL